ATATTAATATAAGGAACTATAGTACAATGTCACGCTACTATTTCAATACAACAAATTCACGTGGGGgctaataagaaaatattttgattatcttACAGGTAAAGATGGTCAGTGTGCGCAGAGAGCAGAAGTAAATGGCATATGTAGTAAAAAGATGGACCATCAAAATCGCCACACAACCACAGTCAGTGAAAGGGAGGtggagatgaagatgaagagtgGCTTTTACTTCTTTGATTTTCTTGGAGTTGGagtttcttaattaattatatgaagAATTAGGGTTCGTGATAAGGGAACTAATTGTGCAATAAAGAAAATGGTTTAGTTTCTTCTGTTTCACCTGGTTAGTTCTAGCCATGtttgtttacattttaatttgagCTTCCCAAGAAGTTAGCTAGGGGGAGGGGGAAATCAAAACCTGTGCTGCTTTACTAAGTAATATCACTAGCCCATTACAAAGCCCATATTTCTTAATTCCAGCTGCATATCATCTCCTGCATAAGATCATACCCTGTATAGTATTATTGATGATATCAGGAATTGACCATCtacagtttaaaaatataatgtcaTTTCACATACTTCAAATCTTCAACCAATGGAAAGGAACAATTAAGGGGTTTCAGATTCATGTGATGACAAAATGGATGCTATTTTATCATGTAAATAAgaatcactacaaaaaaaacatcatttaacatcatttatttttaatatttacattcCTTATAAATGATGTAATATAATTTTGCATCACTTATTTAAAtgactctgaaagtggtgatgcaaataattaaCATCATTCATTTAATAACTGAtgcaaaaatatcaaatatttttatcagtTATTATAAATGCTATCAATATGCATCAATTGAAAGAAATGATGTTAAGATGTACATCAGTTTTGCAAAATGATGTTAGTTATTCATCGGTAGATAAAactgattttaattttatattatttttaataaatggagcaaaattaatattcaattcgaaactaatttaataaaattatataattttaaaatttaatttaaatatttttatttgtacatttgATGTTAAATTATGTcattaaaaaattaagtaaatatttttctgTAAACAAGTTCTCATTTTTTTCCATTGATGTACAAtcttaagaacaaagaaaaaaataaaagacagTGCAAACAAAAAACGGAATATGAATTCCTAGAAGATttgtaaaacatataaaatgaattcttcttctttatttttatcttcAATCCCTATTGCTGATGTAGAACTTAGTTGATTCAGTAAAGAGATTCATCAAAGCATTCTCCTTGCTGCATTTTTTAGAAACTCCTGCTCCTTAAGATTTTCAGAAGACTCTTCATTTTCCACTGGAGAAAACAAAttctgatattaaaaaaaatcgttaAACCATAATCTCAAAAAAGACTTAGAACAAAGTAGGAAAAGCTATTACTTTTCCAGAAATTTTCCAATAGGTACGTGAGGTTAGGAGATCTCACTTTCCTTTCACTTCCTGCATTGAAGAAATAAAATCATCCTCATCGTGATTATAAAAGAAATGCTTAATTAGTGTTGACTTTCTTATAAATCAAATAGTctagaacaaaaaaatttaaactgataaaagttttaaaagtgagaagaagaagagaaacggAAGAATGAGACCATGAGAGGATCTTGACAGAaagataatttgttttttttagttaagaTGAACAGTTATATAGAAGATCATGGACTAATTCAACTAAAAccacaaaaattaattaaagctAAAAATATAGTAACTGTTCTCGTAAATCTaggtaaaattttaataagttttaaaacaaatgtttaaatgaggcaggttttaaaaagtaacatcattttattaaattgatgCTAATGTTAGTGTCAATTTATAATTGATGCAAGATTTGTATCACTTTAATAAACAATGTTAACCAAAAAACGTTTATGTATCAGTTATgtaaatgattttaatttatgtattagtatcatcaatactattaattcagGAACCCTTTTATGAAATTACCCTTACTCTTCCCTGGTATATTACTTTTTGTGCCATTAGTTTtgtcttaaaaaataaaagtcattAAGGATAATTTAGGAACTGAATTTTTGACCACCTAAATAACCTAAAATCTCGCCATCATATAACTAATTATCCTAATTTCAATACTaatgaataaacaaatattaaaaatacaataactTAATTAATACTATAAGTCACTCGAGATTAATCCAGATACAACCAACGGACTTTTCCAATCATAATAACGCCATCTAAACCTCTCACATATAACAAGTCAATTATATATGCCCACTGGTATAAAAcctataaatatatcatttaattttgtttttgttaatgaCAATGTATAActctcacatatatatatatgtccaatggtaaataattatttaaaaagaacCGGATAAAacaatgataaattttatttttgttaagtggatttttaatagaaataaaatattcacACAAAACTCTTTTAGTTTAACggattttaaataggttattcgattaaaaatatttattaaatgtgattttacatAAAATCAGTGAAGACCATAACCCATTTACAGATATATTTaatagaatctatcaaatttattatattcaaaCATCTTTCAAAAAATTTGTTCGGTTTTCGGTGCGGTttggatttgatattggttttcgGATATGACACTTTAAAAACTGTTCGAGTATATAAGCTAGGCCAGAACATTTCGggtatcggtttggttcgggtaTCTCGGGTTTCGGGTAGTTCGGTTAAGGGGTTAGACTATCCATTTACTACTTGACCtgatttcggttcggttcataCAGTttcggatttggttcggttcagataGTAAAACTAGGAACCggaaaatatccaaaaaatgGTTCTTTCAGTTCCGATTCCGATTTGGATAGTTCAGATAGTTCGGATAAAATATCggttatttaagataaatatataaataattaggaTGAATTAGATAAAAAAACTTGGATATTTTGGATTACTTTATTTACTTTGGATAAAATTATCCGAATACTTTTGGATAATTTGGATAGTCcggatattttataataatttatttatttttaaatgttttcagattttaaataaaattttaagttataaatatatatttaattatgttatatgtatatatagttaatatatttatatattcggGTACCCCTTCGGTTCTCGGTTCAGTTccggttcggttatttcggatataGGAATATGGAaaccattcaaatatttaaaagtcttcggttcggttttggttcggGTATTTATGTTCAGTTCCTGTTTTTTTGCCCATGTCTACAAGCCATGTTTAATAGAGGTCTAACATAATATGATACTTTGATTTTCGGATCGATTCAAGTTATTTGAGTATGAatattttgactatttatattaagtaaatactaaaaaaatataatatgttgcaaactttaaaaataaagttttaaaaataatttttttaatacatatagtacaagtgtatagttatgtaAATTGACacatttaatatagttaccgaaattatattaaattaaactaatattcaacacaaatatgattacaaaaatacacaaaatattttaaaaaattctcaaagaaaaattatacccgccctttgaaagggcgggtcatGGTCTAgtcaatataattaaatcagGATCCCTTTTATGGATTTGCCCTTGACTTTCCTTGGTATATTACTTTTGTGCCATCAGATTTGTCTTAAACATTAAAACTCATTAaggatagtttagaaaataaaaataagaccATCTAAACTACCTAATAACACACGGCAttcatttgttttaataattactGTATAGATAATtgcataaaattattaaaagggACGGCAGTTACAAAACGTTTTTATAGGAACcacttcttattttttttctgaaaaaagtTTAGTAACCACTTCTTGTGTTCCTAGCAATTAAACGAGTTGGTCCAAGTTGGTCCATGTTATTTGTAGCTTCGGGATCCACTTCCTTTATTAATATGTAACTGAATAATTTGCcctactaaaaaaattaataatatattatttttatatacactaTCTTATCaagttcttttcttttcttttattttcttttcttttatattgactttataaattttaatatccaTAGCCTTAGACATGACAAAATGATTtatttgagatatatatatatataacactaatcattaatctaatatattttattcataggGTTTTCATGGGTTTTCcggattattaaataataaattttccgAAAACTCAAACTAGAACACTgggtttaccggttcaaccgcaggtctggAATGAGTTTCAAAACTTTTGATAAAGTCtatagttatgcaacatcataaattcaatatataatcaaatctcttactaataattttttaaaaatatatacacaaatataattaaaaacgcaaatataaaaattaaaaatgaaaatatacccgcccttcaaagggcgggttaaaatctagtttttgtTAAAGTGATACAAATTGATagaaattatattgttttattaaacTGATGCTGATTTAATTAACAGTAACATCACTTACTATAATTGatcttaaaatatgtatatttgtatcatttcaaaataagtaatttaaaatgatatcatttaattttgtgaTACAATTTAAGTGATGtatttcatacatttttttgtagtgaatGATGCAACTTTTCACCTGAAGGGTGACAGACATCAAACATCTCCGGTCACTTTGCATTGGAGATCGGAGAATAAAATTGATGACCACAAACTTCTATGAGTTGCTTTATATGGGACGTCTAAATATTTGAGTCTTTCATGTATTTATTGTAATTGCATCGcagaacaaacaaacaagtatttaaaaaaatatatatatgattaatcaGTATTGTCAATACCACAAAATAATCGTACGAGGTAAAGATACATCCTCCGgcatataattatgtttttcgAGAATTAAAACCATAAATCCAATCCACGAAAACCCTTATTTAAGCAGAAAAAcccaacaaaacaaacaaatgatttagaaacataaataagatTTGAAACATATGTTTCAAACGTAATGATTCCACACATAATTAGTAGTAATTTATCAAACTCATTAGTTGAATCTCCTGCAGTTTCTCCTGATTTCACCAGCACGACCAGTGAGCACATCAACGGCTCCCATCTTTATGATTGCTCTAACAAATTGACGTTTGAAGTAAGCATTGTTGCTTGCATATCGAGCCACAACACCACGAGTCTGTCGGTCTGTCGCGAGACGCTGGTCAAGCTGGAACACTCCTCTCTTTTTACGGAGCTGCTTGAAGAATTGGTTGTCGAACCTTAGTGGAGTCGACTGGTCTAGTGAAGCTGTCGCGCTGTTTGCACACGTGTTCCTTAGACTACATTACAAGAACACATTCTGATTAGTATTTCTAtgagttaaaataaataaattttgttttgcaTGCAAAACTAATTCGCTTAAGTTACTTTTCAAGGAAACATGCCAAACAAGTTTAACGAAGAAAGACATGCAAAAACTAATTTGCTTAAGTTTTCATGGAAAATTTAGTTTTCGAACTTTAATGAAAAATGTCCtgcaattaaataaatatatacatgtatatatataattctttttctttttacatcaaacaactattttattacttaatatataactagatcttgacccgcccaaccgggcgggtatttattttatgtttttagttttttatatataaatgatatatttgtaatatttaaacataaattcagattgaaattaaatttgtagttataataaaaattaaaagtttaaaaaagtattttgatataaattttaaattcctaattaaaataatatagaaatgggtcataatttttttccaattccaaaatcttagcattcttaataacaaataaaataatttataaatacataaaatatataaacatatttgaaattaaaataaatttgtttaaaaaaagatcttacgccattgttgtttatttctatagtttgacccgtggccgtataaatatttgcttgcacttcaattttttctttgttctaatgataatatatatgtgtaaattaatatgtattacataactgttagtataacattttaaaactattatttatttattactttaaataattatattatgtgattttaatcgtctattatatcacagtgtatcatataaaatctaatatttataactaattgtacttatattataaaagtgttatactaacaatttataaataaaatattttatattttatttatatgatatataaattgattttgatgtgttctttttattttattatttttaataaatattgaaaaatattaaatgttaacaaaaaatctataaggaaatttattttggttaagattcattctattaaagaaatctattatttaaattaggaaaatacattaaatacttaaatgtatcatttaaataaggaaaagacaaaattctctactatctttgttaccaaacaaaatttaattttttaaagactTCTATCcttattaccaaacaaaagcttaaagtacttctactttaataagatagattaatgTCATCTACAGATActgtcatattttaaaaataattaaaactggGTACATTTTAATTTGAAGATTTCAGAAGTTATCAAATTAACATTTTCAACAAACAAACTGCTATATAACatgatcaaaataaaatttaaaatcttctCAAACTTAGAATTATGTTCATTCctatgtaatttatttattttcaataaatttaatcTTAAGTTAGTTTATGGTGGGTAAATGATTGAACCTGTCTGGTTTAAAAGTTACCTGGAAACCAAAGCTGGGTCCATGGCCGGGTCAGGTCGTCCGGTTCCTTGGAAATTCGTGAACCTGTCACTGAATAGACCACAGTTTCCCTTACCAACGGTATGTGCACCTATAAGAGCCACAGCGTCGAAGACGTTCATCCCTTTGTTCGTGAACAAACTGACGGCTCCGGAGACGGAGATTGTTGGACCTGGAAGGGCCACGTCAACATTGTTTGAGACTAAACCATCGCGCCTTCCCGTGGGAATACTGTAGCTCGGGCCTCCGGCTAAGAACACAGAGTCACGTGTCGCTAGTGTGATGATGTCAGCGCATGAGACGGTGGATGGACATGCGGCCTCTAGCTGAGCCTTGATCTGGTCGATCAGGGCAAATTCTCTAACGCTTCCGTTTGGTCCGGCCGTTTTCTCAGAGTTGGTTCCGTCAATGAGAAGGGAAGCGTCGCAGCCCTACAAAGAACGAACAAGAATATTAAGATAAGGCTAGCCAGACTAAATGACATGATATGATATGAATCGAAGAAATTGGAACAAAACTCGaagaaaccaaaagaaaaattagagaCAAAACTCGATTGAGGTAGGGTCTGTATATTAATTGATAACATCtgtatttatataatatcaataacTTGACATTTTTCTTTAACGAAAACTTCTTTATCTACTAAACGTTTTTCTGTTAAAAATATACTGTTCCGAGATTTAAAACACTTTTAGAATCAATAAACCCCGTATATATCATATCATGCTAATGTTctttataattttcattttatatacaaatatgctGCTTCCGAACAAACTCATAAGATAATCTAACTTCAAATTGACATATCATTTATTGAACATGTTTGAGCCATATAGAAATCTATATTAAATTCTTACCCTAACGAAACAGTCATGGAAATGCATACGGAGCAAAGCTGCGGTGACGGTTTGGTCAACACCAAACCGTTGGCGCACAAGATTGCGTACGATGGTCTCGGCTTGAGGGCATGACTGGCTATAAAACCCGACTCGTAGTTGAGCAAATGCGATCgggaaaacaaagaaaagcaCAAGAAGAGAAGATAACTTCATCATTTTTGTAGATAAGAAGTTTTTCTTCTTGTGGAAGGGATTGTAAGACATTTGGGATCAACCATAcggtatatatactaaaaactCAACCGACGTGAGAacaattcaaatttataaaattaatatatctcCTATATGTGCCGAATACATGTGAATGTCAAAGGTATAATATGGAGAGAACTAAGTATTTTTGTGCAAAGTCGTGCGAGCGACTTAGTGAACATTCCTGTGCCATGTTGTAagtttatatattcatatactTTATACAATATGCTGAAAGTTTGATACAGCTAAGTCGATAGTAGtagaattgtaattaattacaTGGTCGATAAGGTGGCATTATCATCGTAAATTCGTAATCTATATCACTTTCAGTTTTTCTTTGCCGGTTTCGATTTTGACAGAAATGTTTAAGTCAATAGAAagaaagatttatattaaatgatatgaTAGTAACTTAGAAAGTACTAGGAACGGGTTATCTTTAAAACCAGTTGGctttaacatatttattttaaactaactatatgtatatttagtgacaaaaaaactatatgtatatattaataagaCTTTTATATGATGATTGGAAATGATTTGATGGACTTGCGAGAATACAACGGATTTAAGTTTAAGGCATTACCGTTAATCGTATCTGTTTCATTTAATTCTAGTCAATGGCACATGTTACATGTACAACAGCCGAATATAATTGCACCACACCAACTTAAGAATTGAGgcaatatttaattttcttatataaccCTTTTAGTGGATTTTGTTATAAGGAAAAGACGACTGGTTAATGAatattatactccctccgtttctaatTGTAAGTAGTTTTGGTTAAAAGCACGAATATTTAGAAAGTTGTTATctttttaaaagtatcatttaatcaattaattcaACCAATTAGAAAATGTCTAACATTATTTCATTGGTAACGCAATatccaataaataaaaaaattgtattgaaaTATGTAAACTACTTACATTGTGAAACAaactatctaatctattaatttagggttctatttttatctactattaacaagtcatagtaggaccacttaaagaattagtcaatatgacatatttgattatttgtattaacaataaaccaactataaatatattaacaatataaaccaactataaatttgatttttttaattataataaaatctgttgagaaagaatctaacaaaatcttagtttaaaatttaaatatttttttataaataacacattaatatatttcgaaattagtaatataatattattataagtaaatttaagtaaaacttattataaaaagaaaataaaaaattctttatactaactttttatagattctatgatatattccgtattatataaaaatagaagtgctatatgaattaaatattaaaaatatattaaataggtaaattaacaaatttttttattttattttttaacttaaataaattattgatcatcattataatggattaaacttcgaaaacatataatacttttatattaaaataaatgtattaacataagttaaaattttatatttacagccatacattatctttttatttattttgaaactattagcaatatattgcttaaaaatgtttatatacaaaaatataatagtatataataacctttagttcatatactatttaaaaatatgttattagtaaaatatgaaatttcagtaattcatttaaaatattagtgacaaaaatcaaattttaattataaattttattttattttaattgtaacaaaatttgttgataaaataattaaaaatatcaccaaaaattcaaatattttataaaatgatacagtaatgtagtaccaaaacaaattcaaaattcatgtattattccaaactcaaatagttgtgtaattttccaaagttgtctcgaaaaaatatattattttgaaaatgaatattcaaactcaaaatgataatatttcaaattttacaaaagacaaaatcatggataataaagattaactttttgaaatgtacctgaaaaaaactaactatatatgttgtaaaaatttaaagtaacctaatgttttgacgtcttaatttaaaaaaaaatagaacttaatatcataacatccaaaacaaatatcctatataataaatttaataaaatagtatgatagatactactatgtataaagtttactaaaacaataggattatattatttaaaataaataaatcccgtaaaatactaaaatgagatatgttaaagtatattttcttaaacacaacatgtaaatataattattttagtcatatttattttctataatataaataaataaaatttaaaaatgtattatatgcaaaatgttttaaattaaagaaaacaacataatttgaatggggttctctatttgagtatttcatatttttattttattttacctaactcgaaaatatattagtaaataataaaaatcaataacaaagtaaattttttttaaaaaaaccattatatattaataatactgaataagaaatataaacaataatatgatacagtaatacaatatataacactaaaatagaaattatatatttaaaacatttttaataatataaaatatatttaaaaaatataaatatatccgcacgaacgtgcgggttaaaatctagtttttccTTAAATCAAAGCATATAATACCACATCAATTGTTCCATGTAATGTACTCGCAACAAttcttaaattttgaattttggatGCTATATTATTAGTATTCTTACAGCAATTGTTCCATGTAATGTACTCGCAACAAttcttaaattttgaattttggatGCTATATTATTAGTATTCTTACAGCAATTGTTCCATGTAATGTACTCGCAACAAttcttaaattttgaattttggatGCTATATTATTAGTATTCTTATACAGCTAAAAACGAGTCTAAAATTTCGCAAGAGACAACATATAGGAGATTTCTGAGACACGAGTGGAATGAAATATGAACAAGTCAAAagcaaaagtaaaaaaaaaagaggaaagttGTTAAGATGAGACTGGGATCTGGATATCCGAGAAATTTAAGGTGTCCgaatttagatttagatttgtTGGATCCGTAAATTTTTAGTATATAGATATAGATTCATGGCTTCTGAATATCTGGATTTTGGATATCTGTTTAGATATCATATTACTCGTGAATATTTTCGGATTTGGATTCAGattcataaaaaataactaaaagaaaatatttttaaaaatattaaaattctaaaataatatattaagtaaatataataatataagagttgatgacaaaaaaaaatatattaagtaaatatttatacaaaatttataaatatatatatgtatataatataaaaattaaaatataatattataaaactaattttatgtataaatattaatatgtaaatataattactaataacactaaaaattaatatattttaaaagtacgGATCCATATCCAGATTTTAGAACCTAAAAATTTAAGATATTCGAATCTCTTGTTAGGTTTTGATGCATCCAAAATTTTACTATTCAGATCCGGATTTGATAGCACTAAATATTCTTATCAGAACGGATTTTGGATCGGATCAAGAATAATAAGTCGCAGGTGGAGAAAGTTGTTTCCTGAAAAAAGCGAGAATGAGGTTTGGGAATATTATTATTGATGCTTACATTATATGAGTTATAATTTATTCAAAGCCGGTTTCGTGGGCGAGTTGTGTCAAGAAGCTGTCACGGCTCAGATGATTTGCTTGTAATAATGTGAACACTATATGAACTCGTCTTTTTCAATAATGTGCAAATATATAGTAGTTTTTTGTTGAGATTAGCCAAAAATACTTAACACTgtgaataatatgatttcagGAAATTTACATCGATTTCGTCCGGAGATTTACATCGAGTTTTTACAAAACTTACTCAGCTAAGATGCAACTGGTGAAATCTCTGCACTAACTGCAGGGATATGGGGGTTTATGATCCATACATATTTACTTCTTTCAGCTGACTCTGTGCTTTCATCATCAAATACTTCGTGGTAATATCTCATTATCAAATTACAGGAAGAAGAATCAAAACGGCTTTAGTATGGTACCTCATGTACTTGGCTTTTTGGCGTATGTTTCAGGGGAGAGTTTCTTCGGCTGCTGCAAGGATGTGTATTGGGTTACTATGTAGCTTACTGTGAGGATCCACAGAGACATAAAGATTAGCTGAGTGCGAGAGGAGGAAGAACACGAAAATGTACACAGAAGGGAGACGACGATTGATTCAGTTCTCATCCTTACTCTACTTTACTTTCTTTCCCTAGGTTTTCATTGTCTGTGTCTGAATGCATAAACAGTCAAAAGAGTAGTAGAAAAGAGAGGGATAGTTTCTAATTTAGTCGCATCCATTTAggaaacatttttatttatttaacaacaTAAGATGAACCGAGCCTTTTACAAAACTGTGGATTACATCATTACAAGAACACGAATCTATATATGGAACTGACAAAGAAAGGATTCTGCGATAAGATGAGAGAAAGACACAACACATAAAAGTGGCAAAGCAAAGTAAAACGAGGACAAAACCACGACTAGAAACAAAAGTGAAACATGGGGGGTCGGTCATCAATGGCCTACGTGACCACGTCCACCACAGCTTTTACACATAATGTTACCACTTCCACCACAACCTACAACATAAGAGCAACAGAAATGGTTAATATTAGACCATTACATAATTTGAGCAAGAGTAAGCAGGATAAAGAGAATGTACCTAAGC
This genomic stretch from Raphanus sativus cultivar WK10039 chromosome 3, ASM80110v3, whole genome shotgun sequence harbors:
- the LOC108846695 gene encoding peroxidase 57, which gives rise to MSYNPFHKKKNFLSTKMMKLSSLLVLFFVFPIAFAQLRVGFYSQSCPQAETIVRNLVRQRFGVDQTVTAALLRMHFHDCFVRGCDASLLIDGTNSEKTAGPNGSVREFALIDQIKAQLEAACPSTVSCADIITLATRDSVFLAGGPSYSIPTGRRDGLVSNNVDVALPGPTISVSGAVSLFTNKGMNVFDAVALIGAHTVGKGNCGLFSDRFTNFQGTGRPDPAMDPALVSSLRNTCANSATASLDQSTPLRFDNQFFKQLRKKRGVFQLDQRLATDRQTRGVVARYASNNAYFKRQFVRAIIKMGAVDVLTGRAGEIRRNCRRFN